Proteins from a genomic interval of candidate division KSB1 bacterium:
- a CDS encoding MoxR family ATPase: protein MIDQNEKKSDLEIVQELKQAHDRIAAEIGKVIIGQQSIIDQLLIGLLSRGHCLLIGVPGLAKTLLISTLARVLNLKFSRIQFTPDLMPSDITGTELIEDDLTTGRKAFKFVRGPVFANIVLADEINRTPPKTQAALLQAMQEHEVSAAGETYKLDEPFFVLATQNPIEQEGTYPLPEAQLDRFMFNLWVDYPSPDEEAEIVKSTTSAYQPELRVILDREEILKLQDLVRRVPVSDHVVNYAVKLVSYTRPNNNGAPRYIKDWISWGAGPRASQYLILGAKTRSILDGRPTPDIADVRAMAKPVLRHRLVTNFNAEADNVSTVEIIEKLLEDVTV, encoded by the coding sequence ATGATTGATCAAAACGAAAAGAAAAGTGATCTTGAAATCGTTCAGGAACTGAAACAAGCGCACGATAGGATCGCGGCGGAGATCGGCAAAGTCATCATCGGTCAGCAGAGTATTATCGATCAGCTTTTGATCGGACTTTTATCGCGAGGGCATTGCCTACTGATCGGCGTTCCTGGCTTGGCCAAAACGTTGTTGATTAGTACACTGGCTCGGGTGCTCAATCTGAAATTTAGTCGCATCCAATTCACGCCAGACTTAATGCCATCGGACATCACTGGAACCGAATTGATCGAAGACGACCTGACCACTGGCCGTAAAGCGTTCAAATTTGTCCGAGGTCCAGTGTTCGCCAATATTGTTTTAGCTGATGAAATCAATCGTACGCCACCGAAAACCCAGGCCGCGCTACTGCAGGCCATGCAAGAACATGAGGTCTCAGCGGCTGGGGAAACTTATAAGCTGGACGAGCCATTTTTCGTGCTGGCGACCCAAAATCCAATTGAACAAGAAGGCACTTATCCCCTGCCTGAAGCCCAGCTCGATCGCTTCATGTTCAACTTGTGGGTCGATTATCCCTCGCCTGATGAAGAGGCCGAGATTGTCAAATCGACCACCAGCGCTTATCAGCCAGAACTGAGGGTCATATTAGATCGCGAAGAGATTCTGAAGCTGCAGGATTTGGTTCGGCGCGTACCAGTTTCAGATCATGTGGTGAACTACGCAGTGAAGCTGGTGAGCTATACACGACCGAACAATAATGGCGCTCCGCGTTATATTAAAGATTGGATCAGTTGGGGCGCAGGGCCTCGCGCGTCGCAATACCTTATCCTTGGAGCAAAAACCCGCTCCATTCTCGATGGCAGGCCGACACCAGATATTGCTGACGTTCGTGCCATGGCCAAACCGGTCTTACGCCATCGCCTAGTCACAAATTTCAATGCTGAAGCCGACAATGTCAGCACCGTCGAAATCATTGAGAAACTATTAGAGGATGTAACCGTCTAA
- a CDS encoding ATP-binding protein, protein MKIFVIWIIIIGVIVAIYLRRLYRRSARGFRFQVKLTLVFFLLVLVPAIPLTFFISDFLTRGVQLFPLPGTEHSLAQALDIIKYQLEQRGKSFLIAHSDDSFITENLLEKYGMLYYAQVQWIGHPPQLFNLVGPAIHHYQQSPLNQKSEQIFSIASGEISSNLYFSSNQTICEVYQLADSGMIRVIAFPVDSMVVAAKENITESLRLHDSLSLFKETLVEGQIIWGLATIYIMILTLLAVFTAKRLSQGISQPIRALVDGMQRIAAGDLTHQVHARANDEIKFLIDAFNQMTVDLKNSQTKLVEAERLAAWQGIARRVSHEIKNMLTPIQLSLRRLAGPIDSEAPSPKDRALATIDEELASLHRLAEAFSEFAQMPPAHPQLDDINDIIGNLVKLIEGEPNGMRIKLSLDETCPKILLDRQQIRRALHNLIKNSIEASKVGSEIIIETHHIAAGGYSVKIVIKDHGTGIPPEMQNRIFEPYFTTKPRGMGLGLSIVKRIIEDHHGHIEITSIQGQGTEVSVYLP, encoded by the coding sequence ATGAAAATCTTCGTCATCTGGATTATTATCATCGGCGTGATCGTCGCTATTTATCTACGGCGACTTTATCGACGCTCAGCGCGCGGATTTCGCTTTCAAGTGAAACTGACGCTGGTCTTCTTCCTGTTGGTGCTTGTTCCAGCCATTCCCCTCACTTTTTTCATTAGCGATTTTTTGACCCGAGGAGTTCAACTGTTTCCGCTCCCAGGTACAGAGCATTCGCTGGCACAAGCATTGGACATCATCAAATATCAGCTTGAACAACGAGGCAAATCCTTTCTCATCGCTCATTCTGATGACAGCTTTATAACTGAGAATTTGCTCGAGAAATATGGGATGCTTTATTACGCCCAGGTTCAATGGATTGGGCACCCCCCCCAGCTCTTCAATCTGGTCGGGCCAGCCATTCATCATTATCAGCAGAGCCCTCTCAATCAGAAAAGCGAACAAATCTTCTCAATAGCGAGCGGCGAAATCAGCAGCAACCTCTATTTTTCGTCAAACCAAACGATATGCGAAGTCTATCAATTGGCCGATTCAGGAATGATTCGCGTGATTGCGTTTCCGGTGGACTCGATGGTGGTGGCGGCCAAAGAAAATATCACAGAATCGCTGCGGTTACACGATTCGTTGTCATTATTTAAGGAGACGCTCGTTGAAGGACAAATCATCTGGGGATTGGCGACGATATACATCATGATTTTGACGTTATTAGCCGTGTTCACGGCGAAACGGCTGTCTCAGGGAATTAGCCAGCCGATCCGCGCCTTGGTAGATGGGATGCAGCGTATTGCGGCTGGAGATCTCACGCATCAGGTCCACGCTCGTGCGAACGATGAAATCAAGTTCTTGATCGACGCCTTTAATCAGATGACGGTTGATTTAAAGAACAGTCAAACGAAATTAGTAGAGGCCGAACGGCTGGCTGCCTGGCAAGGGATTGCCCGACGCGTATCCCATGAAATCAAAAATATGCTGACACCGATTCAATTATCGTTGCGCCGACTTGCGGGACCGATCGATAGCGAAGCCCCATCGCCAAAAGATCGGGCTCTGGCAACGATCGATGAGGAACTCGCTTCCTTACATCGTTTGGCTGAAGCTTTTAGCGAATTCGCTCAGATGCCTCCAGCTCACCCCCAACTCGATGACATCAACGACATCATCGGTAATTTGGTCAAATTAATTGAAGGAGAACCAAATGGGATGCGGATCAAGCTATCGCTCGATGAAACTTGTCCGAAAATTCTTTTAGATCGCCAGCAAATTCGCCGCGCGCTCCACAATTTGATCAAGAACAGTATCGAAGCCAGCAAGGTCGGCAGTGAGATCATCATCGAAACCCATCACATCGCTGCTGGTGGCTATAGCGTTAAAATCGTAATCAAAGACCATGGAACGGGAATCCCACCCGAGATGCAAAACCGCATCTTTGAACCCTATTTCACCACTAAGCCGCGCGGCATGGGCTTAGGACTGTCGATTGTCAAGAGAATTATCGAAGACCATCATGGTCATATTGAAATCACCAGCATCCAAGGCCAAGGAACCGAGGTATCCGTTTATTTGCCTTAG
- a CDS encoding polysaccharide deacetylase family protein — MPGKLAYFGLVNIVLLLSLILSIISIKQVHRLDRKLGQFNIAAGNMTSNHRDTEAIADEIDRLKIVAPPSNAMIVRNRFDIEGQADDNHVVTLSLNGKLIQTTLVEQGRFVFRGIEARPGDNHFVVRSISEDGTSKLIEEISFHYGSPLPSLLARDFPRGSFNEKKIALTFDGDYLDNISGEILDILKQEQIRCTMFLTGRYIRRYSETVKRMVAEQHEIGNHTWTHPHLTSYEQNQLHQTLPGITAELVQQELLKTAELFRQITGIPMAPYWRAPYGEHNSEIRTWAAAVGFRHIGWTIGRSWEDGMDTLDWVADRNASNYHSAEEIAEKIITFAKNNNNGANGAIILMHLGTQRKGDYPHLKLPEIIHQLRDLGYRFVTISELLE; from the coding sequence ATGCCAGGAAAATTGGCTTACTTCGGACTCGTCAATATTGTGCTGCTTCTGAGCCTTATCCTCTCGATAATCAGCATAAAGCAAGTCCATCGATTGGATCGAAAACTCGGCCAATTTAATATTGCGGCTGGTAATATGACATCGAATCATCGCGATACAGAAGCGATCGCCGATGAGATCGACCGATTGAAAATCGTTGCGCCACCTTCAAATGCGATGATCGTGCGCAATCGTTTCGATATCGAAGGCCAGGCTGACGATAACCATGTGGTCACATTATCATTAAATGGAAAATTGATCCAAACCACGTTGGTAGAACAGGGTCGGTTTGTTTTTCGCGGTATCGAAGCGCGACCTGGCGATAACCATTTTGTAGTGCGCTCGATCAGCGAAGACGGGACCTCCAAATTAATCGAAGAAATCAGTTTTCACTATGGTTCACCACTTCCGAGCCTATTGGCGCGGGATTTTCCTCGGGGTAGTTTCAATGAAAAAAAGATCGCATTGACTTTTGATGGCGATTATTTGGATAATATCTCAGGTGAAATTCTCGATATTTTGAAGCAGGAGCAGATTAGATGCACCATGTTTTTAACAGGACGCTACATTCGGCGTTATAGCGAAACTGTGAAGCGAATGGTGGCAGAGCAGCATGAAATTGGTAACCATACCTGGACACACCCGCATTTGACCAGTTACGAACAGAATCAACTTCATCAAACTCTGCCAGGGATCACTGCTGAGCTCGTACAACAGGAGCTGCTCAAGACCGCTGAGTTGTTTCGACAAATTACCGGCATCCCGATGGCCCCCTATTGGCGTGCCCCATACGGGGAGCATAATTCCGAGATCCGAACTTGGGCTGCTGCGGTCGGCTTTCGACACATTGGCTGGACCATCGGTCGCAGTTGGGAGGACGGGATGGATACATTGGATTGGGTGGCGGATCGGAATGCTTCGAACTACCATAGCGCTGAAGAGATCGCGGAAAAGATCATTACTTTTGCTAAGAACAACAACAACGGTGCCAATGGCGCAATCATCCTCATGCATCTCGGAACCCAGCGAAAGGGGGATTACCCCCACTTAAAGCTCCCCGAGATTATTCACCAATTGCGCGACCTGGGCTATCGATTTGTCACCATCTCAGAGCTTCTTGAATAG
- a CDS encoding DUF58 domain-containing protein produces MPIVSQIKNDYRKYLDPEVVARIKNMQLRARLVVEGFITGLHRSPYHGFSVEFSEYRQYMPGDEIRHIDWKVYGKTNRFYIKQFEEETNLKCYLLLDTSGSMGYSSQQISKLDYAASLAAALAYLMIEQRDAVGLIKFDQKISKYLPPRSIKSYLLQILKELANIRCSETTDVASTFHEMAERIHRRGLIIVLSDLYDEPESVISGLKHFRHKKHEVIVFHILDPMEINFNFNRTSRFKDMESGEEIDTQPWHIRPDYQKKVKQFIENYKRQCRLSQIDYVPLITSQPFDLALMEYLIKRKRIGG; encoded by the coding sequence ATGCCCATCGTCTCTCAAATTAAAAACGATTATAGAAAATATCTCGATCCCGAAGTGGTGGCGCGCATCAAAAATATGCAGCTGCGTGCCCGATTGGTAGTGGAGGGTTTTATTACCGGTTTGCATCGGAGTCCCTATCATGGCTTCAGCGTCGAATTCTCCGAATATCGTCAGTATATGCCAGGAGATGAAATTCGCCATATCGATTGGAAGGTCTATGGCAAAACCAATCGATTTTACATCAAGCAGTTTGAGGAGGAGACTAACCTCAAATGCTACCTGCTTCTCGACACATCTGGGTCTATGGGATATTCCTCCCAACAAATTTCCAAGCTCGATTACGCTGCCTCTTTAGCCGCGGCCCTGGCCTATCTGATGATCGAGCAGCGCGATGCGGTCGGCCTAATAAAGTTCGATCAGAAGATTTCCAAATACCTCCCGCCGCGATCGATCAAAAGTTACCTGCTCCAAATTCTAAAGGAACTGGCCAACATTCGTTGCAGCGAAACGACCGACGTAGCCAGCACCTTTCACGAAATGGCTGAACGGATCCATCGCCGCGGTTTGATTATTGTCTTGTCCGATCTTTATGACGAGCCAGAGTCGGTGATTTCCGGCCTCAAACATTTTCGGCACAAGAAGCATGAAGTCATCGTGTTCCACATTCTGGATCCGATGGAAATTAATTTCAATTTTAATCGCACCAGCCGCTTCAAAGATATGGAGTCGGGCGAAGAAATTGATACCCAGCCATGGCATATTCGGCCGGATTATCAGAAAAAAGTGAAACAGTTCATCGAAAACTACAAACGACAATGCCGGTTATCTCAAATTGATTACGTCCCATTAATCACATCTCAGCCATTTGACTTGGCATTAATGGAGTATCTCATCAAACGAAAGCGGATCGGTGGTTAG
- a CDS encoding sigma-70 family RNA polymerase sigma factor, whose amino-acid sequence MAKTMRNTALRSEHSLDQYLQEISEVPLLTHEEEIELARRIKQGDEASLEKLTKANLRFVVSVAKQYQNQGLSLGDLINEGNLGLIKAANRFDETRGFKFISYAVWWIRQSILQALAEQSRIVRLPLNRVGTMNKIGKAFGALEQEFEREPSPEEIAEVLDLSDFEVSETIQKSSKHLSLDAPFSEEEENSLLDILENQDQPAPDNTLMKESLKIELERALSTLNPREAEVVRLYFGLGLETPLTLEEIGEKFQLTRERVRQIKEKALRRLRHVSRSKPLRGFLG is encoded by the coding sequence ATGGCCAAAACAATGAGAAATACTGCGCTTCGATCTGAACATTCCCTCGACCAGTATCTGCAAGAAATCAGTGAAGTCCCATTGCTTACCCATGAAGAGGAAATTGAGCTCGCCAGGCGTATCAAGCAAGGGGATGAGGCCTCATTGGAGAAACTGACCAAGGCCAACCTGCGCTTTGTGGTCAGTGTAGCCAAGCAGTACCAAAACCAGGGCCTTTCGCTGGGAGACCTGATCAACGAGGGAAACCTCGGACTCATCAAGGCCGCCAATCGCTTCGACGAAACGCGAGGATTCAAATTTATCTCTTATGCCGTCTGGTGGATCCGGCAATCGATTTTGCAGGCTTTGGCAGAACAATCGCGAATTGTGCGTCTTCCGCTGAACCGAGTGGGAACCATGAATAAAATCGGCAAAGCGTTCGGCGCTTTAGAGCAAGAATTTGAACGAGAGCCATCCCCAGAAGAAATCGCCGAGGTGTTGGATCTCAGTGATTTTGAAGTTTCAGAGACCATCCAAAAATCTAGTAAGCATCTTTCGCTGGACGCCCCGTTCAGCGAAGAGGAAGAGAATAGCTTGCTCGATATCTTGGAAAATCAAGATCAGCCTGCTCCAGACAACACACTCATGAAAGAATCGCTTAAAATAGAGCTCGAACGAGCCCTCTCAACCCTGAACCCCAGAGAGGCAGAAGTGGTTCGACTCTATTTTGGATTGGGGCTTGAAACACCATTAACCTTGGAAGAAATCGGAGAAAAATTTCAACTGACACGAGAAAGAGTACGCCAAATTAAAGAAAAGGCATTGCGCCGATTGCGTCATGTCTCACGAAGCAAGCCCTTGCGAGGTTTTCTTGGCTAA
- a CDS encoding fibronectin type III domain-containing protein has product MRAHSVLSIFLLMLVAVHCQNYVPNQPDDGSLGVPKPVYPTNNSSDVPINLTFLWSNADLMNRDQLHYSVYLGVSTTKMELIASGLIDTSFQYQSLAYNTQYYWYIVARNQKGDSSRSEIWNFRTRFNNNHSPSVPSQPQPGNGATGVALDGCFLRWRGGDPDSFSIVSYDIYLGKSQEANQVLITNYPDTSFLLGGLEFSTKYYWKIIAKDHYGAIANGPTWNFTTESATQLFGDNFDNYPAGGNPDLQKWTINKSGALLFISDSVAYNSGGKSVCFIDTTELGSCFLASRLPARAVGILEFCWMISSEHDVIGLRMYSQQARNERLGPQLSIRNGLLQYYDANYNWQPICEIKNNTWYHIRLAFDCYKKNYNIFVNQRLEKEFGNWTGTEVPDLDLIYFMTFNNRVCSRGFLDQVQYFGGARK; this is encoded by the coding sequence ATGAGAGCTCATTCGGTATTATCCATATTCCTTTTGATGTTAGTAGCCGTGCACTGCCAAAACTACGTCCCAAATCAACCGGATGATGGAAGTCTCGGAGTTCCGAAACCTGTTTATCCAACAAATAATTCAAGCGATGTTCCCATCAATTTGACATTTCTCTGGAGCAACGCCGATTTAATGAATAGGGATCAATTACATTATAGTGTTTATTTGGGAGTGTCAACGACAAAAATGGAATTGATCGCTTCGGGATTGATTGATACTAGCTTTCAATATCAATCTTTAGCCTACAACACACAATACTACTGGTATATCGTCGCACGCAATCAAAAGGGAGATAGCAGTCGCAGTGAAATCTGGAATTTTCGAACCAGGTTTAACAATAACCATTCTCCCAGTGTACCGAGCCAACCGCAGCCAGGGAATGGAGCTACTGGAGTTGCTCTCGATGGCTGTTTCTTGAGGTGGCGTGGTGGAGACCCAGATAGCTTCAGTATAGTGAGTTACGATATCTATCTGGGAAAATCGCAAGAGGCCAATCAGGTATTAATTACAAATTATCCAGATACTTCTTTTTTATTGGGCGGTTTGGAGTTCAGCACAAAATATTATTGGAAAATCATTGCAAAGGATCATTATGGCGCCATTGCCAACGGCCCAACATGGAATTTTACGACTGAATCGGCGACGCAGCTTTTTGGTGATAATTTTGACAACTATCCTGCTGGAGGGAATCCAGATCTTCAAAAATGGACGATCAATAAATCTGGGGCGTTGCTGTTTATTAGTGATTCGGTTGCTTATAATTCAGGCGGCAAGAGCGTCTGTTTCATCGACACAACAGAGTTAGGTAGCTGTTTTCTTGCCAGCCGATTACCCGCTCGAGCAGTTGGAATTTTGGAATTTTGTTGGATGATTAGCTCGGAGCATGATGTAATAGGTCTGAGAATGTATTCCCAGCAAGCACGAAATGAGCGATTGGGTCCACAATTGTCGATTCGGAATGGTCTGCTTCAGTATTATGATGCAAATTATAATTGGCAGCCGATTTGCGAAATAAAAAACAATACCTGGTATCACATCCGTTTGGCATTTGATTGTTATAAAAAGAACTATAACATTTTCGTGAATCAGCGTTTGGAAAAGGAGTTTGGAAACTGGACGGGAACGGAAGTGCCTGATTTAGATTTGATCTATTTCATGACATTCAATAATCGGGTTTGCAGTCGGGGCTTTTTAGATCAGGTTCAATACTTTGGAGGGGCCAGAAAATAA
- a CDS encoding M1 family metallopeptidase yields MRFSSIVWILFISIGTIIFPMMSLAGYWQQDVHYQISVALNSEDHTATGHAKIKYKNNSPDTLHFVWFHLYPNAYKDNRSVYARESIQAGISRFALAPEQERGYIRIDTIRIGNQSLKWEYKPLDETEMKVNLPAPLKPGESIQFDITFFIKIPHIFSRFGHIKQHYEFVQWYPKIVVYDKYGWHPDGYHLIGEFYGEFGTFDVTITVPSNMTVATTGKLVSPANEIARLDSLAQIGERLDSLRAQNHRKAIKKILKPIAQTKVATNQKTLRFHAEKVHDFAWVADQRFILKRGGYKNVMINVFVLPDHEHQGKAAVGYVYDTLEHYGRHYGEYPYDQVSVVDGDVSAGAGMEYPNLTIINFGSPNWVRLLEMVIMHEVGHNWFYGVLGNNEMAEAWLDEGMNSFAENRYLEEKYGREGNMTNWPSYLSFMPQLSDRYVQTLLYYLFAANSSEQPILTPAYQFKESYNLVYVKSAWMMDMLRELIGYDKFDELMQTYFEQFQFKHPTTEDFVQLAEQISGRKLDWFFQSWLKSTDQCDLAIKKIQKRSSDNGVKQLSVSVEQKGEIPMPATLMIMQPNGSKIYQRWQGTGRDTTFLIPVSEWPKKVWIDPEDHVLEVDNWNNCKPPQISWQPILSFPSFHEYQIFYGPTIWYEDDVDGIRPGIFLSGGQFRDFSGFRGRWQWHFNLDYGLRSEKLSYSLGFKHPIPWLGKFTRFEINGSDFEGQKYVSMGLNWRWSQYVTRRPELRFGIDYFYQDVYNLDYVNAQDWTEGVTSGATGNLSFSTGHYRFPFQMNLGAILTSTALRSDAAFTRVSLEWNQNFKWTRWLFTRLRLFGGHIQGDPGQHHRFFLSGGLVPQGPFAFAVDRRGRYSPQNYYFIEGDGAMLGYYRQHLTGKVIGTANFHIKLPYLPVSLIYDVGNVWEGRNEISFSSLKQDVCLQLSLGILKFYIPFWVSHPLPNEKKFQYRWLFGLQTSGFGLRL; encoded by the coding sequence ATGCGGTTTAGCTCCATAGTCTGGATCTTATTTATTTCAATCGGAACCATTATATTCCCCATGATGTCGCTGGCTGGCTACTGGCAGCAGGATGTCCATTATCAGATTTCAGTTGCGTTGAATTCTGAGGATCACACAGCAACAGGACATGCAAAGATCAAATATAAAAACAATTCCCCTGACACGCTCCATTTTGTCTGGTTTCATCTTTACCCCAATGCCTATAAAGATAATCGAAGCGTCTATGCTCGCGAATCCATCCAGGCTGGCATTTCTCGATTTGCATTAGCACCGGAACAGGAGCGCGGCTATATCAGAATCGATACGATCCGCATTGGGAATCAATCTCTGAAGTGGGAATATAAACCGCTTGATGAAACAGAGATGAAAGTGAATTTGCCCGCCCCGCTGAAACCAGGGGAGTCGATCCAATTTGACATAACATTCTTTATCAAGATCCCCCATATCTTCTCACGATTCGGCCATATTAAACAGCATTATGAATTCGTCCAATGGTATCCAAAAATCGTCGTTTATGATAAGTATGGCTGGCATCCAGATGGGTATCATCTTATTGGGGAGTTCTATGGAGAGTTCGGCACCTTTGATGTGACGATCACGGTGCCTTCGAATATGACGGTCGCTACGACCGGGAAGCTGGTGAGCCCAGCGAATGAGATTGCCCGGTTGGATTCGCTGGCCCAGATCGGAGAGCGTTTGGATAGCCTCAGGGCTCAGAATCATCGAAAAGCTATCAAAAAGATTTTAAAACCCATTGCACAAACTAAAGTGGCGACCAATCAGAAAACGCTCCGATTTCATGCTGAAAAAGTCCACGACTTCGCTTGGGTGGCAGATCAGCGCTTTATTTTGAAACGTGGCGGATATAAGAATGTGATGATTAATGTTTTTGTGCTCCCGGACCATGAACATCAGGGCAAGGCTGCTGTCGGCTACGTCTATGATACCTTAGAGCATTACGGCCGACATTATGGGGAATACCCTTACGACCAGGTCTCGGTGGTAGATGGAGATGTTTCTGCTGGCGCTGGGATGGAATATCCCAATTTAACGATCATTAATTTCGGCTCGCCCAATTGGGTTCGCTTGCTTGAGATGGTCATCATGCACGAAGTCGGCCATAATTGGTTCTATGGCGTGTTAGGCAATAATGAAATGGCTGAGGCCTGGCTGGATGAAGGCATGAATTCTTTTGCGGAAAACCGATACCTCGAGGAAAAATATGGTCGCGAGGGCAATATGACCAACTGGCCGTCCTACCTGAGCTTTATGCCTCAATTGAGCGACCGGTATGTCCAGACATTGTTGTACTATCTGTTCGCAGCCAATTCCAGCGAGCAACCGATCCTTACGCCAGCATACCAATTCAAAGAGAGCTACAATCTGGTGTATGTGAAATCTGCATGGATGATGGATATGCTCAGAGAATTGATCGGTTATGACAAATTTGATGAGTTGATGCAGACCTATTTTGAGCAATTTCAATTCAAACATCCTACCACCGAGGATTTCGTTCAATTAGCCGAGCAAATTAGCGGACGAAAATTAGATTGGTTTTTCCAGAGCTGGCTAAAGAGCACGGATCAATGCGATCTGGCCATCAAAAAAATTCAGAAACGATCCTCTGACAATGGCGTCAAGCAACTTTCGGTTTCCGTTGAGCAAAAAGGAGAAATCCCCATGCCAGCGACCTTGATGATAATGCAGCCGAACGGATCTAAAATTTATCAGCGCTGGCAAGGTACTGGCCGAGATACGACCTTTCTCATTCCTGTTTCGGAGTGGCCAAAAAAGGTATGGATCGACCCAGAGGATCATGTGCTCGAAGTGGACAATTGGAACAATTGTAAGCCGCCTCAGATCTCCTGGCAGCCGATCCTCTCTTTCCCATCTTTTCATGAATATCAAATTTTTTATGGACCGACGATCTGGTATGAAGACGACGTGGATGGCATCAGACCAGGCATCTTTTTAAGCGGAGGGCAGTTTCGCGACTTCAGCGGCTTTCGCGGAAGGTGGCAGTGGCATTTTAATCTCGATTACGGACTGAGGAGCGAAAAGCTCAGCTATTCCCTGGGTTTTAAGCACCCAATTCCCTGGCTCGGAAAATTCACCCGTTTCGAGATAAACGGCTCTGATTTTGAAGGCCAAAAATACGTCTCGATGGGGCTGAATTGGCGCTGGAGCCAATATGTGACTCGTCGGCCAGAATTACGATTCGGGATCGATTATTTCTATCAAGATGTCTACAATCTCGATTATGTCAATGCACAGGATTGGACAGAGGGAGTTACATCGGGGGCAACGGGCAATTTATCGTTTTCGACGGGTCATTATCGATTCCCATTCCAAATGAACCTTGGTGCCATCCTCACGAGCACAGCGCTCCGCAGTGACGCCGCGTTCACCAGAGTCTCGCTCGAATGGAATCAAAACTTCAAATGGACGCGGTGGCTTTTCACACGACTTCGCTTGTTCGGTGGGCATATTCAAGGTGATCCTGGCCAGCATCATCGGTTCTTCCTCTCTGGCGGGCTGGTGCCCCAAGGTCCATTTGCGTTTGCGGTCGATCGCCGGGGACGATATAGCCCGCAGAATTATTATTTCATCGAGGGCGATGGCGCAATGCTCGGCTATTATCGCCAGCACCTAACCGGCAAGGTGATTGGAACTGCCAACTTCCATATCAAGCTCCCCTATCTTCCAGTTTCTTTGATTTATGATGTGGGAAACGTTTGGGAGGGCCGCAATGAGATCTCTTTTTCATCACTGAAACAGGATGTCTGCTTGCAACTGTCCCTAGGAATCCTGAAGTTTTATATTCCGTTTTGGGTCAGCCACCCGCTTCCAAATGAGAAGAAATTTCAGTATCGATGGCTTTTTGGTTTGCAGACATCAGGATTCGGACTTCGTTTATAA
- the rlmN gene encoding 23S rRNA (adenine(2503)-C(2))-methyltransferase RlmN, with translation MDKINIVGLTLEDMEQLMLSIGQPSYRGQQLFNWVYQKGIDSFDEMTNFAKPLREQLAALVEIGHVSIADRISSVDGQTTKFLFRLKDGLHIESVWMVEGKRRTICLSSQVGCGLACRFCATGRMGLKRNLTAGEIVDQLLAIHRITQQTATNVVIMGMGEPFLNYDEVIRACEIISHDKGIAIGKRKITISTAGIVPAIRRFADEGQRFKLAISLNAADDALRSQLMPINKKYPLAELISAAKYYAAKSRYRITFEYILLAGQNDQPKHAQALAKLLGKLRCKINIIPYNPTDGQFHSPGEETIERFIQPFLKMNVVVSVRRSKGVDIGAACGQLYAHHSSLKHK, from the coding sequence ATGGATAAGATCAATATTGTCGGGTTGACCCTTGAGGATATGGAGCAGTTGATGCTCTCCATCGGTCAGCCGAGTTATCGCGGACAGCAATTGTTCAATTGGGTCTACCAAAAGGGAATTGACAGTTTCGATGAGATGACCAATTTCGCCAAGCCGCTGCGTGAACAATTGGCTGCGCTTGTCGAAATCGGGCACGTTTCAATTGCAGATCGGATCAGTTCTGTGGACGGTCAGACCACAAAATTTTTGTTTCGATTGAAAGACGGTTTGCATATTGAAAGCGTATGGATGGTTGAAGGGAAGCGTCGTACGATTTGCCTTTCTTCTCAGGTGGGATGCGGCCTCGCCTGTCGATTTTGCGCCACCGGGCGAATGGGGTTGAAACGGAACCTGACCGCTGGGGAAATCGTCGACCAATTGCTGGCCATTCATCGGATCACCCAGCAGACGGCCACGAATGTGGTGATCATGGGAATGGGAGAGCCTTTTCTCAATTATGATGAAGTGATTCGAGCATGCGAGATCATCTCTCATGATAAAGGGATTGCCATCGGCAAACGAAAGATCACGATTTCTACGGCGGGAATTGTGCCAGCAATCAGAAGGTTTGCTGACGAAGGGCAGCGATTTAAATTGGCAATCTCGTTGAACGCGGCGGATGATGCATTGCGCAGTCAGCTCATGCCGATCAACAAAAAATATCCGCTCGCCGAATTAATTAGTGCTGCCAAATACTACGCTGCAAAGTCGCGCTATCGAATTACTTTTGAATACATCCTATTGGCAGGGCAAAATGACCAGCCGAAGCACGCTCAAGCATTGGCCAAATTGTTGGGGAAATTGCGATGCAAAATCAACATCATACCATATAATCCCACCGATGGTCAATTCCATTCTCCCGGTGAGGAAACGATCGAGCGCTTTATTCAGCCGTTCCTGAAAATGAATGTCGTGGTTTCCGTGCGCCGGAGCAAGGGGGTGGATATCGGCGCTGCATGCGGCCAGCTTTATGCCCACCATTCGTCTCTAAAGCACAAATAA